One window of the Cryptomeria japonica chromosome 7, Sugi_1.0, whole genome shotgun sequence genome contains the following:
- the LOC131053377 gene encoding protein HOTHEAD, which translates to MEILFYLISCLLLFTNHNDLHCSGQTTQKLEYPYPFMTVDVEKAAARTYDYIVVGGGTAGCPLAATLSQHYSVLLVERGDSPYGNPDTADIKGVFKVLGDPTDFPYVMQGFVSDEGVQLVRGRVLGGGTAINAGFYSRASSEFIREMEWDEKLVNESYEWVEKLMAFKPDKLFRWNSAVKDALLEAGVLPYNGYTLDHLEGTKFSASTIDNEGRRHTAADLLQYANPDNIVVLLNATASKILFDSSSGILKAIGVELISSVDDLIYQVYINQLSHWSEIILSAGSIGSPQLLLLSGIGPSEQLDELNITILLDINSIGKRIQDPPRQTVILESPEPLEFEQAQVAGILDNSQVYIEALSLFQQQNSIDNQYLGAFVSKVAFPLSRGELRLTSKNPQDNPFVRYNYFSHTFDVQECILVVKLLSNLTMATSIREFTFNGTLRFIGSKLPQNNLDNNALEKFCKDTVSTFWHYHGGCEVNYVVDKMFHVKGVDNLRVVDSSIFKDSPGTNPQATIMMLGRFAGVRILQERMNICEY; encoded by the exons ATGGAGATTCTCTTCTATCTCATTTCATGCCTCCTGCTTTTTACAAATCATAATGACCTCCATTGTTCAGGGCAGACAACGCAGAAATTGG AATACCCATATCCTTTTATGACAGTAGATGTTGAGAAGGCAGCCGCAagaacatatgattacattgtggtTGGGGGAGGTACAGCAGGGTGTCCTCTGGCTGCAACTCTGTCACAGCACTATTCTGTTCTGTTAGTGGAAAGAGGAGATTCCCCCTATGGAAATCCTGACACTGCAGACATTAAAGGTGTTTTCAAGGTTCTTGGGGATCCCACTGATTTCCCTTATGTCATGCAGGGATTTGTCTCAGATGAGGGAGTGCAGTTAGTAAGGGGAAGAGTTCTGGGAGGTGGAACAGCCATCAACGCTGGTTTCTACAGCAGGGCAAGCTCGGAATTCATTCGAGAGATGGAGTGGGATGAGAAACTTGTGAATGAGTCTTACGAATGGGTGGAGAAGTTGATGGCCTTCAAACCAGACAAGCTTTTCCGTTGGAATTCTGCTGTGAAGGATGCACTTTTGGAAGCTGGAGTGCTTCCTTACAATGGGTATACTCTGGATCATTTGGAGGGAACCAAGTTTAGTGCTTCAACCATTGACAACGAGGGAAGGAGACACACAGCTGCAGATCTTCTGCAATATGCTAATCCAGATAACATTGTGGTCCTTCTGAATGCTACAGCAAGCAAAATCCTTTTTGATTCCTCATCAG GAATATTGAAGGCTATTGGTGTTGAGTTGATTAGTAGTGTTGATGATCTCATTTATCAAGTATATATCAACCAATTGTCACATTGGAGTGAAATAATTTTGTCAGCTGGAAGCATAGGTAGCCCTCAACTTCTTTTATTAAGTGGAATTGGCCCCTCTGAACAACTTGATGAATTGAACATTACTATATTATTAGATATAAACTCAATAGGGAAAAGGATTCAAGATCCACCACGCCAAACAGTCATTCTAGAATCCCCTGAACCACTTGAATTTGAACAAGCACAAGTAGCGGGTATACTAGACAATAGCCAAGTCTACATTGAGGCTCTTAGCCTTTTTCAACAACAAAATTCCATAGACAATCAATATTTAGGGGCTTTTGTTAGCAAGGTGGCCTTTCCCTTATCAAGGGGTGAACTTCGACTTACTAGTAAAAATCCCCAAGATAACCCATTTGTAAGATATAACTACTTTTCTCACACATTTGATGTACAAGAATGTATTCTTGTTGTGAAGCTATTGTCAAATCTTACCATGGCAACTTCTATCCGAGAATTTACATTTAATGGTACACTTCGATTTATAGGATCAAAATTGCCACAAAACAACCTAGACAATAATGCTTTGGAAAAATTCTGTAAAGATACAGTATCAACATTTTGGCATTACCATGGAGGGTGTGAAGTTAATTATGTGGTTGACAAAATGTTTCATGTGAAAGGTGTCGATAATCTAAGGGTTGTTGATAGTTCAATTTTCAAAGATAGCCCTGGGACCAATCCGCAAGCCACTATCATGATGCTTGGAAG GTTTGCAGGTGTTCGTATTCTTCAAGAACGGATGAACATTTGTGAATATTAA